AGAGGTAATAGATTTAAATATTAAAAACAATATTTTTAGGAAAAATTAAATAATTTTAATAATTTATATTGAATTTTTTTTATAAAAATTAAAATAATTTTACAAAAAATATAGAGGTAAAAAATGGATGAAAAAAAGAAAAAAATGATAGAAATATATAATATAGCAATAGATAAATATTTTAACAGAGAGTTTGAAGAAGCAGCTAAATTATTTAAAAATGTTTTAGAAATTGAACCAGATGACTATGTATCTGAAATTCATTTAGCAAGATGCTTAGAATATATTAAAAACCCTCCTGGAGATGATTGGGATGGAGTTTTTAAGTTAACTTCTAAATAAACTATTATAATGTAATTATTAATATATTTTTTAGGAGAATATAATGAATAAAAAAACTATTGAAACAATGAATGGTTTTGATAAGATTAAAACTATTTTAGGTGAAGAAACTAACCTCGAAGGAGATTTAAAATATAAAGATTCTCTTATGATAAAGGGTAGATTTAAAGGCACAATAAAAACAGATGGATATCTTATTTTAGATGCTAATTCTAATGTTGAAGCAGATATAACTGCGAAGTATGTAAGAATTGCCGGAACACTTAAAGGAAATATTTTAGACTCCTTTAAGATCGAGATGGTTGGTCAGGCAAAAGTAGCTGGTAATATTAAAACAGAAGTATTAAAAATTGATGATGGCGTTATCTTTGAAGGTAAATGTGAAATGAAAACTAAATAAAAAAATATTGACTTTTTAAAAATTAATGATAAATAAGATTCACCTTCCTTATTAATTTTAATTATTGCCCACATAGCTCAGAAGGTAGAGCACTTCCATGGTAAGGAAGGGGTCAACGGTTCAATTCCGTTTGTGGGCTTATGTTGTTTAGAATTTAATTTATTATTAAATTAATGATATTGTTAATTTTTATAATAAAATGATTAAATTTTAAGCTATAAAGAGGTAAAAATGAGAGAAATAATTTCTTTACAATGTGGAGAATGTAAAAATAAAAATTATACTACTGAAAAAAACAAGAAAAATACACCTGATAAAATAGAGTTAAAAAAATACTGTAAATTTTGTAGAAAACATACTTTACATAAAGAAACAAAAGTTAAGTAAATAAATTTATATAATATATGTGGGATATTATTTAGGCCAGTAGCTCCAATTGGTAGAGCGTCGGTCTCCAAAACCGAATGTTGGGGGTTCGAATCCCTCCTGGCCTGATTATATTATTTTTTTATATAATCAAACATTTAATTGTTAAGGATTTATTATGAAAAAGATAAAAGATTGGAAAGTAGTTGTTTTTATAAAGCAATGTATTGAGGAGTTAAAAAAGGTTAATTGGCCAACTTCTGAAGAAGTTCAAGAAATGACTTATGTTGTAATAATTTTTATTTTAATTTTTGCTATTCTTTTAAGTTTTGCAGATGTTGTTTCCGTAAAATTGGTTGATTGGGTATTTGGATTATGAAAAACTATTATGTTTTGAAAGTTACTACTGGTATGGAATATGAAGTTGCTGATAATTTGAAGAAATTAGTTAAATTGAATAAAGTGGAAGATTTTGTTACTGATATAATTGTTCCAGAAGAAACAGTTTTAAAAATGCAAAGAGGTAAAAAAAAAGAAGTTAAAAGAAAATGCTATCCAGGATATGTGATAGTTGAGATGGATTTGAGTGACGAACCTGCAGATGAAAACTATTGGAAAAAGATAGTTAAGATTGTATTGAGTGTACCAAATGCTGTTAGTTTTGTTGGGGTTAAAAGGGTTGATAAACCTATACCAATGAAAAAAGCTGATGTTGAAACATTTCTTTTTAATATAGGTGAAAAAAAAGAAGTGAAGAAAAATGTCTCAATTGTAGATTTTGAGGTAAATGAAAATATATTGATTATAGATGGTGCATTTAAAAACTTTGAAGGATTGATAAAATCCATAGATGTCGAGAAAGAAAAAGTTATTGTAGAGATTGACATCTTTGGAAGAAAAACACCAGTTGAGCTGTTGTTTTCACAAATTGAAAAAAAATCTTAAGGAATGAAAGATGGCAAAAGAAATTAAGCAGATTGTAAAATTGCAGTTGATAGGTGGTTCAGCTACACCAGCTCCACCAGTTGGTCCTGCATTGGGTCAAGCTGGAGTTAATATTCAGCAGTTTTGCCAAGCTTTTAATGCTAAAACTGCTAATAGAAAAGGTGAAGTAATTCCTTGTATTATAACAGTTTACAAAGATAAGACTTTTGATTTTATTTTAAAAACACCTCCAGCTACCTATCTTATAAAACAAGTTTTAAAGATTGAATCAGGCTCTGGAGAACCTAATAAGAAAAAGGTAGGTAAAATTACAAAAGATAAACTAAGAGAAATAGCTGAAAAAAAGATGCCTGACTTAAATGCTAACGACATAGAAGCTGCTATTAAAATTATTGCAGGTTCATGTAAATCTATGGGTGTTGAAGTTGTTGAATAAATTTATTTAATCTTAATTTCAAAGGAGATAATTGTGAAAAGAGGCAAAAAGTACAAAATTGCATTAAAGCAAATAAATAAAATTGAATTATATGAACCAAAAAAAGCTATAGAAACTATAAAAAAAGCAGCTTTTACAAAGTTTGATGAAACAATAGATGTTGTTTTTGTGTTGAATTTGGATAAAAAACATACTATTAGGGGCACTCATGTATATGATTATCCTTTTGGAAAACAGAAAAAAATTTTGGTTTTTGCTGAAGGTGATTTAGCTAATGAAGCAAGAATTGCAGGTGCTGATTATGTAGGTTCACAGGATTTGATAGATAAAATAGCTTCAGGATGGATAGATTTTGATGTTTGTATAGCAACCCCAGATATGATGAAAAATATTTCAAAGGTTGCAAAAATATTGGGCCCAAAAGGATTAATGCCAAACCCAAAGCTCGGGACAGTTACAACTGAAATTAAAAAAGCAGTAGAAGAAGTAAAAAAAGGAAAGATTGAGTATAGGGCAGATAAAGCTGGAAATGTTCATGTAAGTATAGGTAAAAAATCAATGGATGATGAGAAATTGCTTTCCAATTTCAATTCTATATATAAAGAAATACTTAAAAAAAGACCATCTGATTTAAAAGGGGATTATATAAAAAAGGTATTTATTTCCAGTACAATGAGTCCATCCATAAAGATTGATTTTTCTCAAATTAAATAATCTGAGGGAATAATATGGTTGAAAATATTAGAGTTATTAAAAAAGAAAAACAAGAGTTATTTAATAAATACATTGATATATTTAAAAATAATTCATTTATAATATTTGCTGATTTTGAAAGATTTACAGTGAAAGATTCTACCCAAATGAGAAAAGAAATAAGAAAATTTGGTGGGAATGTTCTTGTTGTTAAAAATAATATTTTTAGAAAAGCTTTAGAAGCTGAATATGAAAATATTAAAAATGTTGATGAAAATATTTTTATTAAAAATACTATAATAGCATATGGCAATGATAATGTTTCAGAAATTACTAAAGCTTTAAAGAATTACTCAAAAAATGGATTTGTAACATTAAAAGGAGCGATTTACGAAAGAGAATATTTAAATAAAGATAGAGTAAATGCTCTTGCTAATTTACCAACTAGGCAGCAA
Above is a window of Spirochaetota bacterium DNA encoding:
- a CDS encoding tetratricopeptide repeat protein, encoding MDEKKKKMIEIYNIAIDKYFNREFEEAAKLFKNVLEIEPDDYVSEIHLARCLEYIKNPPGDDWDGVFKLTSK
- a CDS encoding polymer-forming cytoskeletal protein; translation: MNKKTIETMNGFDKIKTILGEETNLEGDLKYKDSLMIKGRFKGTIKTDGYLILDANSNVEADITAKYVRIAGTLKGNILDSFKIEMVGQAKVAGNIKTEVLKIDDGVIFEGKCEMKTK
- the rpmG gene encoding 50S ribosomal protein L33, with the translated sequence MREIISLQCGECKNKNYTTEKNKKNTPDKIELKKYCKFCRKHTLHKETKVK
- the secE gene encoding preprotein translocase subunit SecE, yielding MKKIKDWKVVVFIKQCIEELKKVNWPTSEEVQEMTYVVIIFILIFAILLSFADVVSVKLVDWVFGL
- the nusG gene encoding transcription termination/antitermination protein NusG — encoded protein: MKNYYVLKVTTGMEYEVADNLKKLVKLNKVEDFVTDIIVPEETVLKMQRGKKKEVKRKCYPGYVIVEMDLSDEPADENYWKKIVKIVLSVPNAVSFVGVKRVDKPIPMKKADVETFLFNIGEKKEVKKNVSIVDFEVNENILIIDGAFKNFEGLIKSIDVEKEKVIVEIDIFGRKTPVELLFSQIEKKS
- the rplK gene encoding 50S ribosomal protein L11, giving the protein MAKEIKQIVKLQLIGGSATPAPPVGPALGQAGVNIQQFCQAFNAKTANRKGEVIPCIITVYKDKTFDFILKTPPATYLIKQVLKIESGSGEPNKKKVGKITKDKLREIAEKKMPDLNANDIEAAIKIIAGSCKSMGVEVVE
- the rplA gene encoding 50S ribosomal protein L1 — encoded protein: MVKRGKKYKIALKQINKIELYEPKKAIETIKKAAFTKFDETIDVVFVLNLDKKHTIRGTHVYDYPFGKQKKILVFAEGDLANEARIAGADYVGSQDLIDKIASGWIDFDVCIATPDMMKNISKVAKILGPKGLMPNPKLGTVTTEIKKAVEEVKKGKIEYRADKAGNVHVSIGKKSMDDEKLLSNFNSIYKEILKKRPSDLKGDYIKKVFISSTMSPSIKIDFSQIK
- the rplJ gene encoding 50S ribosomal protein L10, with product MVENIRVIKKEKQELFNKYIDIFKNNSFIIFADFERFTVKDSTQMRKEIRKFGGNVLVVKNNIFRKALEAEYENIKNVDENIFIKNTIIAYGNDNVSEITKALKNYSKNGFVTLKGAIYEREYLNKDRVNALANLPTRQQLYAMLANLLASPIVNLARDLNDIMGRFARVLNNVADKKK